In a genomic window of Thermoproteus tenax Kra 1:
- a CDS encoding homocitrate synthase family protein, whose product MSVYGVGARIVKIFDTTLRDGEQMPGVSLTVEEKVIIGMALDELRADYIEAGFAAVSPEEAEAVSRIARDAAYATVVSLARANKRDIDAAVDAGVDMVHVFIATSDIHMKYKLRMTREEVLAKIAESVEYAKSRGVKVLFSAEDATRSDLQFLVEAFRTAVEAGADEINVPDTVGVMTPSRMRYLVEYLRGRLPPVPMHVHCHDDFGMAVANTVAALEAGADVAQVTVNGFGERGGNAALEEVVAAAAFLLGMKTGIIMEKLYNTSRLVAKLFGIQLQPNKAVVGDNAFSHESGIHVHGVLNNPFTYEPMTPESVGNRRRIVLGKHSGRHSVEWALKQIGYEPEPGLVDYVLRRIKELSVKKVSVDEDLLRSIAQDYRKTINIVG is encoded by the coding sequence TTGTCCGTCTATGGAGTCGGGGCTCGTATTGTAAAGATCTTCGACACAACTCTTAGAGACGGCGAGCAGATGCCCGGCGTTTCTCTAACCGTTGAGGAGAAGGTTATAATAGGCATGGCCCTTGACGAGCTCAGGGCGGACTATATAGAGGCCGGCTTCGCGGCGGTCTCGCCCGAAGAGGCCGAGGCTGTGTCCAGAATAGCCCGGGACGCAGCCTATGCGACTGTGGTGAGTTTGGCGAGAGCAAATAAACGGGATATAGACGCGGCTGTGGACGCTGGCGTCGACATGGTGCACGTGTTCATAGCCACGAGCGACATTCACATGAAGTATAAGCTGAGGATGACTAGAGAGGAGGTCTTGGCAAAGATCGCCGAGTCCGTTGAGTACGCCAAGTCGAGGGGCGTCAAAGTCCTTTTCAGCGCCGAGGACGCGACCAGAAGCGACCTCCAGTTCTTGGTCGAGGCCTTCAGGACGGCCGTCGAGGCAGGAGCCGACGAGATAAACGTGCCGGACACCGTGGGCGTCATGACGCCGAGCCGCATGAGATACCTAGTGGAGTACCTCAGGGGCCGGCTGCCGCCTGTACCTATGCACGTCCACTGCCACGACGACTTCGGCATGGCCGTCGCCAACACAGTCGCCGCCTTGGAGGCCGGGGCCGACGTGGCTCAAGTGACTGTGAACGGCTTCGGAGAGAGGGGCGGGAACGCGGCGTTGGAGGAGGTAGTGGCCGCCGCCGCGTTCCTCTTGGGCATGAAGACGGGGATAATCATGGAGAAGTTGTACAATACGTCGCGGCTAGTGGCGAAGCTGTTCGGGATACAGCTACAGCCCAACAAGGCCGTAGTGGGGGACAACGCCTTCAGCCACGAGTCGGGCATACACGTCCACGGCGTATTGAACAACCCGTTCACCTACGAGCCCATGACGCCTGAGTCCGTGGGCAATAGGAGGAGGATAGTATTGGGCAAACACTCGGGCAGACACTCGGTTGAGTGGGCCTTGAAACAGATAGGCTACGAGCCCGAGCCCGGCTTAGTCGACTACGTCCTGAGGAGGATCAAGGAGCTGTCTGTGAAGAAGGTCTCCGTGGATGAGGACCTATTGAGGAGCATCGCCCAAGACTATAGAAAAACAATTAATATAGTGGGCTGA
- a CDS encoding CoA transferase, producing MSEREQRLQELFSNRESKPEALAGVRVVEICGTNFGCRLAGSFLSELGAEVLTVPDEDAKKITPYGATINGVGIPYFVESRGKREVDLEHVRSILGEVDILIDGLPPGRLYSLGLGYPQLSERYPKLIYVAISQFGHYGRKAEEYAGMPDADLTGQAYNGYMAMLGNPSLPEPYSYPIRAGIWLAWAFAGAAGALGALAAYWARMRTGRGQFVDVAINEVLSVDHPYQIGAPFVLGRARQRSPTIDANLLVTYTTARAKDSFVALATVIWPEIEAFFEIIGRPDLAERWKKALEAWEKDPGVLKSLESEVFAEVAKFRGEDLVKASREKGRPPIAVVKSIEWVSSQEHWRIRGAVMELECGGKRILVPGTPFMMSETPGRVKLKC from the coding sequence ATGAGCGAGCGCGAGCAGAGGCTCCAAGAGCTCTTCTCCAACAGAGAGAGCAAGCCCGAGGCGCTCGCCGGAGTGCGCGTCGTAGAGATCTGCGGCACTAACTTCGGATGCAGGCTAGCCGGCTCGTTCCTATCGGAGCTGGGCGCAGAGGTATTGACGGTGCCCGATGAGGACGCCAAAAAGATAACTCCATACGGCGCAACTATAAACGGAGTCGGCATACCCTATTTCGTTGAGAGCAGGGGCAAGAGGGAGGTAGATCTCGAGCATGTGAGAAGCATTCTGGGCGAGGTCGATATATTGATAGACGGCCTTCCGCCCGGGAGGCTATACTCGTTGGGCTTGGGATACCCGCAGCTGTCGGAGCGTTATCCCAAGCTGATATATGTCGCCATATCTCAGTTTGGCCACTACGGCAGAAAGGCCGAGGAGTACGCAGGGATGCCAGACGCAGATCTGACTGGGCAGGCATATAACGGATACATGGCCATGTTGGGCAATCCATCGTTGCCGGAGCCCTATTCCTACCCCATCAGAGCCGGCATATGGCTGGCCTGGGCCTTCGCGGGCGCCGCGGGCGCCCTGGGCGCTCTAGCCGCCTACTGGGCCCGCATGAGGACCGGCCGGGGCCAGTTTGTGGACGTGGCGATAAACGAGGTACTCTCAGTGGATCATCCATATCAGATAGGCGCCCCCTTCGTGTTGGGCCGGGCGCGCCAGAGGTCGCCGACTATTGACGCAAACCTTCTTGTGACTTACACCACTGCGCGCGCCAAGGACAGCTTCGTGGCTCTGGCCACGGTGATCTGGCCTGAGATTGAGGCCTTCTTCGAGATTATTGGAAGGCCCGATCTCGCTGAGAGGTGGAAGAAGGCGTTGGAGGCCTGGGAGAAAGATCCCGGCGTCCTCAAGTCGTTGGAGTCCGAGGTATTCGCCGAGGTAGCCAAGTTCAGAGGAGAGGACCTAGTCAAAGCTAGCCGTGAGAAGGGCAGGCCGCCTATAGCCGTAGTGAAGAGCATAGAGTGGGTCTCCTCGCAGGAACACTGGAGGATAAGGGGCGCCGTCATGGAGTTAGAATGTGGGGGCAAGAGGATCCTCGTGCCGGGGACTCCCTTCATGATGTCTGAGACACCAGGCAGAGTGAAGCTGAAGTGCTAG
- a CDS encoding CaiB/BaiF CoA transferase family protein — MSYFRLIERLISSATGDPPLKGIRVIEFAHYILGPNIPRLLAQLGAEVIKIEPPPRGDRWKYASMWGGKGFYKGMRIDYLYLNSNKYFLGVDFKKERGRKLIVELAKTADVFVENMEPGTLDRYGLGYLQLKEVNPKLIYVSASGYGNWGPLSRLPSYDIIGQAESGVIDTTGWEGEVQEAYRLPDYPGDWLPSTMAVSAIIAALIWREKSGKGQYIDLSQAASMQRHMYHFAYMSATGERLRRSGFIDPSAYFSGVFKTSDGRYVAVAAMTEAQYEALAEQVPGLKGLRDKRDLDSLFVKYKLASPWFSSKSLAELLEFGRRAGVPIQPVLNDEDVLKDPWRAERGSVLKINDRLYGEIVVPGPIVKMSGTPLSVKWVARPVGYHNKLILLKKIGLSEREVEELEREGIIGYWDGQLGNTPPPGWSPENDPVFKGEKDEVEP, encoded by the coding sequence ATGAGCTACTTTAGACTAATTGAACGACTGATCTCCAGCGCAACGGGGGATCCCCCCTTGAAGGGCATTAGAGTCATCGAGTTCGCCCACTATATTCTGGGCCCCAACATACCCCGTCTTCTGGCCCAGCTTGGGGCCGAGGTCATAAAGATAGAGCCGCCGCCTCGCGGCGACCGCTGGAAGTACGCGTCCATGTGGGGCGGGAAGGGGTTCTACAAGGGCATGCGGATTGACTACCTCTATCTGAACTCTAATAAGTACTTTCTAGGCGTGGACTTCAAGAAGGAGAGAGGGAGGAAGCTGATAGTCGAGCTGGCGAAGACCGCCGATGTCTTTGTAGAAAATATGGAGCCCGGCACCCTTGATAGATACGGTCTGGGCTACCTCCAGCTGAAGGAGGTCAACCCCAAGCTGATATACGTGAGTGCAAGCGGCTACGGAAACTGGGGCCCTCTATCGAGGCTCCCCAGCTACGACATAATAGGGCAGGCCGAGTCGGGCGTCATAGACACTACGGGCTGGGAGGGGGAGGTCCAGGAGGCCTACAGACTCCCCGACTATCCAGGCGACTGGCTTCCCTCGACTATGGCGGTCTCAGCCATAATAGCGGCGCTGATATGGAGAGAGAAGAGCGGCAAGGGTCAGTATATAGACCTCTCTCAAGCGGCCAGCATGCAGAGACATATGTACCACTTCGCCTATATGTCGGCGACGGGGGAGAGGCTGAGGCGGAGCGGCTTCATAGACCCCTCGGCCTATTTCTCGGGAGTCTTCAAGACGTCGGACGGGAGATACGTTGCAGTGGCCGCCATGACTGAGGCCCAGTACGAGGCCTTGGCCGAACAAGTGCCAGGCCTGAAAGGGCTGAGGGATAAGCGCGATCTGGACTCTCTCTTTGTCAAATACAAGCTGGCGAGCCCGTGGTTCTCCTCAAAGAGTCTGGCGGAGTTGCTCGAGTTCGGGAGGAGGGCGGGCGTGCCGATCCAGCCGGTGTTGAACGACGAGGACGTGCTGAAGGATCCCTGGAGGGCCGAGCGCGGATCTGTTCTGAAAATAAACGACAGGCTCTATGGAGAGATAGTGGTGCCCGGCCCTATAGTGAAGATGAGCGGGACGCCTCTGTCTGTCAAATGGGTCGCCAGGCCTGTGGGTTACCACAACAAGCTGATCTTGTTGAAAAAGATAGGTCTGAGCGAGCGCGAGGTCGAGGAGCTGGAGCGCGAGGGCATAATAGGGTATTGGGACGGCCAGTTAGGCAACACGCCGCCGCCCGGCTGGAGCCCCGAGAACGACCCCGTGTTCAAGGGCGAGAAAGACGAAGTGGAGCCATGA
- a CDS encoding acyl CoA:acetate/3-ketoacid CoA transferase: MNKFVEAKRAVGKIGDGSVVAISGFNATTSPFYIIDALLEHYLEHGRPRDLFIISDALPAVPGFGLDKIGRYILQDPGQRLVRGFLLPFYGWSPSLQEAVARNLVEAYTWPIGIVTRWLRDVAAGSPGVLTRIGLGTFIDPRQDGGALNDLARAKRTANVELVVIEGREYLLYKAPKPNAAIIRATTADELGNLSMEREAIFGSVLAMAQAAKAHPSGIVIAQVLRAVSLGELHPKSVVVPGPLVDYLVVSPRGNESQRYHWQTYSFDFNPIISGDSPYRVFYEPRRLDLDKVIARRVVLKMAELVAKLGRPIIVNLGIGIPAVAADVIREEDIEEFIHITVESGPWGGYALTGPDFGAAMGHYSVLPMPDQFLLYEGGAIDATSLGFLEVDKEGNVNPAFIPGRMTGPGGFPVIAVGSPRVYFAGEFTAGKREITIDKCKLQIKLDGNITKFIQRVYKIVFSGRYAIEEGKEVFFFTERATFSLTPRGLKLLDIAPGVDLDRDVLGKMGFVPVMDKIESMPEEVFCDRKLGLREELLRALRR; encoded by the coding sequence ATGAACAAGTTTGTTGAGGCAAAACGCGCCGTGGGGAAAATAGGCGACGGCTCAGTCGTGGCTATATCGGGCTTCAACGCAACCACATCGCCGTTCTATATAATCGACGCGCTCTTAGAGCACTACCTGGAGCACGGGAGACCCCGCGACCTTTTCATAATATCAGACGCTCTGCCGGCTGTACCGGGCTTTGGCCTAGACAAGATCGGCCGATATATACTACAAGACCCTGGACAAAGGCTTGTGCGCGGCTTTCTACTACCTTTCTACGGCTGGTCGCCGTCTTTGCAGGAGGCGGTAGCTAGGAACTTAGTAGAGGCCTACACCTGGCCTATAGGCATCGTCACCAGATGGCTTAGAGACGTCGCAGCAGGATCGCCAGGCGTTTTGACCAGGATAGGGTTGGGCACTTTTATAGATCCCAGACAGGACGGCGGCGCGTTGAACGACTTGGCGCGCGCGAAGAGAACCGCCAACGTGGAGTTAGTCGTGATAGAGGGGAGGGAGTATCTGCTCTATAAAGCGCCGAAGCCCAACGCGGCCATAATCAGAGCGACGACGGCCGACGAGCTCGGCAATCTCTCGATGGAGCGGGAGGCGATATTTGGGTCGGTCTTGGCTATGGCGCAGGCGGCAAAGGCTCATCCGAGCGGCATCGTAATCGCCCAAGTGCTTAGGGCAGTCTCTCTGGGCGAGCTACATCCTAAATCGGTCGTCGTTCCAGGCCCGCTCGTGGACTACCTCGTCGTATCGCCCAGAGGCAACGAGTCGCAACGCTACCACTGGCAGACATACAGCTTCGACTTCAACCCGATAATCAGCGGGGACTCCCCCTATAGAGTATTCTATGAGCCCCGCAGATTGGATCTAGACAAGGTTATAGCGAGGAGGGTTGTGTTAAAGATGGCGGAGCTCGTCGCCAAGTTGGGGAGGCCTATCATCGTCAACTTGGGCATAGGGATACCGGCCGTGGCGGCCGACGTTATAAGAGAGGAGGACATAGAAGAATTCATCCACATCACTGTGGAGTCAGGTCCGTGGGGCGGCTACGCCTTGACAGGCCCGGACTTCGGCGCCGCCATGGGCCACTACTCTGTGCTGCCCATGCCCGACCAGTTCCTGTTGTACGAGGGCGGCGCAATAGATGCCACCTCCCTCGGCTTTCTCGAAGTGGACAAGGAAGGCAACGTCAATCCGGCGTTTATCCCTGGCAGAATGACCGGCCCCGGCGGTTTCCCTGTCATCGCGGTCGGCTCCCCGAGGGTATATTTTGCAGGCGAGTTCACTGCCGGCAAAAGAGAAATTACAATAGATAAATGTAAATTACAGATAAAACTTGATGGAAATATAACTAAATTTATACAAAGAGTCTATAAAATTGTATTTAGTGGAAGATACGCAATAGAGGAGGGCAAGGAGGTGTTTTTCTTCACGGAGAGGGCGACCTTCAGTTTAACCCCGAGAGGTCTAAAGCTATTGGACATTGCGCCTGGCGTGGACTTAGATCGCGACGTGTTGGGGAAGATGGGCTTTGTTCCTGTGATGGACAAAATTGAGTCTATGCCGGAGGAGGTATTCTGCGACAGAAAGCTGGGGCTCAGAGAGGAACTGCTCAGAGCTCTGAGAAGATAG
- a CDS encoding 3-isopropylmalate dehydratase large subunit, with protein sequence MSTWTEYVFARKLGRAPSPGDVVELVPDLVGFHDLTGYHVLEMMEKMGGVEVFDKDKLVVAFDHLSPAPTVRAAEIQVYIRRHVRAIGLKNFHDVGEGIMHQIILEKYALPAHFIFGADSHTNTAGAVGAFAQGMGATDIAAMLKIGRTWLVVPQPIKIEIRGEPPAAVTGKDVVLHLLSVYKAEGLNGYSADVYVERPSAFPMDYRATVANMSTELGADAMMFVPDSETYAYLEKTRGAAPRVDFVPGGKYIDEYTVELDRLEPLVAAPHSVDNVKSVREVEGVEVDQVFIGSCTNGRLSDIEAAARILKRGRAKARCIAIPASYSVFRQALEAGYIDVLTKAGCVVTYGTCGPCIGGHFGVLGPGETAVSTSNRNFVGRMGANDSKVYLANAYTAAAAALEGRIVDPRKYL encoded by the coding sequence ATGTCTACGTGGACGGAGTATGTATTTGCGAGAAAGCTCGGCAGAGCTCCGTCCCCGGGCGACGTCGTCGAGCTGGTTCCAGACCTAGTGGGGTTCCACGACCTGACTGGGTACCACGTCCTAGAGATGATGGAGAAGATGGGCGGCGTGGAGGTGTTCGACAAAGACAAGCTCGTGGTGGCTTTCGACCACCTCTCTCCTGCTCCCACGGTTAGAGCCGCCGAGATACAAGTTTACATTAGGCGCCACGTTAGGGCCATCGGCTTGAAGAACTTCCACGACGTGGGCGAGGGGATAATGCACCAGATCATACTCGAGAAATACGCCCTGCCCGCCCACTTCATCTTCGGCGCTGATTCGCACACGAACACCGCTGGAGCTGTCGGCGCATTCGCCCAGGGCATGGGCGCCACAGATATAGCCGCCATGCTCAAGATAGGGAGGACGTGGCTAGTCGTCCCCCAGCCCATCAAGATAGAGATAAGGGGGGAGCCCCCGGCCGCTGTCACTGGAAAGGACGTAGTGTTACATCTGCTATCAGTCTATAAGGCCGAGGGCTTGAACGGATACTCGGCTGATGTATATGTTGAGAGACCTTCTGCGTTCCCCATGGACTATAGGGCAACGGTGGCCAACATGTCCACGGAGCTCGGCGCAGACGCCATGATGTTTGTGCCCGACTCGGAGACCTACGCCTATCTGGAGAAGACTAGGGGCGCCGCGCCCAGAGTCGACTTCGTCCCAGGAGGGAAATATATAGATGAATACACGGTGGAGTTGGACAGACTCGAGCCGCTGGTGGCTGCGCCACACAGCGTCGACAACGTCAAAAGCGTAAGAGAGGTCGAGGGCGTCGAGGTTGACCAAGTATTCATAGGGAGTTGCACCAACGGGAGGTTGAGCGATATCGAGGCGGCAGCTCGGATACTCAAGAGGGGGAGGGCCAAGGCCAGATGTATAGCCATCCCTGCCTCCTACTCCGTCTTCAGACAGGCCTTAGAGGCGGGGTACATAGATGTATTGACCAAGGCCGGCTGCGTGGTAACCTACGGCACTTGTGGCCCGTGCATAGGAGGACACTTCGGCGTCCTGGGCCCGGGCGAGACTGCCGTGTCCACGAGCAACAGAAACTTCGTGGGCAGAATGGGCGCCAACGACTCAAAAGTCTATCTGGCCAACGCCTACACAGCCGCCGCGGCGGCGCTGGAGGGCAGAATAGTTGATCCAAGGAAGTACCTCTAA
- a CDS encoding cyclase family protein — protein MKVIDLSRELYEGMPVYPGDPIFRHTYLSVARSYGEVTLSRVEMGAHTGTHVDLPAHFVPGGASIEALDASRFVAYGSVIDLSYKRPGEAITAEDLWRRSELIKRGEAVMIYTGFSAKYGTEEFLYNWPYLDRGAADYLAEARVAAVGVEGMSVAGYPGVQGFPYPPRVSKDDVAYVHYKLLSSGVIVIENVTNLDKVLSECGGRALFIFAPIKIRGGEGGPARVLALC, from the coding sequence GTGAAGGTAATAGATCTTTCTAGGGAGCTGTACGAGGGAATGCCGGTATATCCCGGCGATCCCATCTTTAGACATACATATCTCTCCGTAGCGAGGAGCTACGGCGAGGTGACTCTCTCGCGCGTAGAGATGGGCGCGCACACAGGCACCCATGTGGATCTGCCCGCGCACTTCGTGCCCGGAGGCGCCTCAATAGAGGCGTTGGATGCGAGCAGATTCGTGGCGTATGGATCGGTGATAGATTTAAGCTACAAGAGACCTGGGGAGGCCATAACCGCTGAGGATCTGTGGAGGCGTTCAGAGCTGATAAAGAGGGGCGAGGCCGTTATGATATACACAGGCTTCTCGGCCAAGTATGGAACAGAGGAGTTCCTCTATAATTGGCCCTATCTGGACCGAGGGGCCGCCGATTATCTGGCCGAGGCCCGCGTAGCTGCAGTCGGCGTGGAGGGCATGTCGGTGGCAGGCTATCCAGGCGTCCAGGGCTTCCCGTATCCTCCGCGCGTCTCCAAGGACGACGTCGCCTACGTCCATTACAAACTTTTGTCGAGCGGAGTAATAGTAATCGAGAATGTGACAAATTTAGATAAAGTACTTTCAGAGTGTGGAGGGAGAGCTCTATTTATCTTTGCGCCTATAAAAATAAGGGGAGGAGAAGGGGGGCCTGCGCGCGTGCTCGCCTTATGTTAG